Sequence from the Actinocatenispora sera genome:
ACGACGCTTGCGACGTCCGTCGACACCTAACGTCCTGGGCATGACGACGTACCCGCCCGCCCCGATCCGTGTCCTGCACTCGGTACCGGCCGCCGCCGGTCGCGGTGCGCTGCTGTTGCCCCGCGGGCTGGTGGCGCTGGCCGCCACCCTCGCCGGACGGCCCGCCACGGCCGCCGGGGTGCTGCGGCCCGGTGCCGTCGAGACCGCGAGAACCGGTGTGGGGCACCGGATCTGGGCGAGCCTGGTCGCGGTGGTGCTCGGTGTGCTCGCGCTGATCCCGGTCGGCGCCGAGGTGCTCTGCGTGGCGCGCGGGCTGTGCTACGGGCTGGTCGATCGCGGCCCGTACGACCACTCCTGGGGCGGGCCGACGCTCGCCGGCGCCTGGGCCGCGCACTTCGCGATCAGCCTGCCGTTCGTGGCGGTCGGCCTGCTCGTCCTCGCCGGGCTCGACGGCCTGCACCGCGGGTTCACCGCCCCGCTGGCCGGCCGGCGTACCCCGGCCTGGGCGCCGCCGGTGGCGCTGGTGGCCTGCGCGGCCGGCGCGGTGCTGTTCACCGCCTGGCTCCGGCAGATCTGACCGGGAGCACCGCAGAGCTGGCCGACGCCCACCGCAGATCCGACCGGGAGCACCGCAGAGCTGGCCGGGCCGCCCACCGCAGATCTGACGGGGCGCATCGCGCGGCAGGTCGACGCCGGGCCGGACGCACTGGCAGGATCCACCGCATGGCTACCTTCCTCGCGGCCGACGGGACGCGGCTCGCCTACCGGATGCTCGGCGACGGTGCCCCGATCGTGTGCGTGCCCGGCGGACCGACCGACTCGGTGTACCTGGGCGACCTCGGCGGCCTCTCCGGGTACCGCCGGGTCATCGTGCCGGACCTGCGCGGCACCGGCGGTTCCGCGATCCCGGCCGACCCCGCCTCGTACCGGTGTGACCGGCTGGTGGACGACCTCGAGGCGCTGCGGGTGCACCTCGGGCTCGACCGCATCGACCTGCTCGGCCACTCCGCCGGCGGCAACATCGCGGTGCAGTACCTGGCCCGGTACCCGGCGCGGGTGCGGCGGCTGGCGCTGGCGTGCCCGAGCCCGCGGGCGGTCGGCATCGACATCACCCCGGCGATGCGGCTCGAACTGGCCCGGCAGCGCGAGGCCGAGCCCTGGTTCCCGGCCGCGTACGCCGCGCTGCGCACCGCGGCCGGGGGCGGCCCCGCGGACCGGGACGCGATCGCGCCGTTCTTCTGGGGCCGCTGGGACGAGGCGGCGCGCCACCATCCGGGCAACCGGCCGCACACCAACCCGGATCTGGTCGAGGGATACCTGGCCGACGGCGCGTTCGACCCGCCGGCCACCCGGGCCGCGCTCGCCGCGTTCGGCGGGCCGGTGCTGGTGCTCGCCGGCGAGCTCGACATGAACAGCCCGCCGGCCCCGATGGCCGAGTACGCCGCGCTGTTCCCGCACGGCACGCTCGCGGTGCAGCCGGGTGCCGGACACTACCCGTGGGTCGACGACGCGACCCGCTTCCTGGCCGTCCTGAACGGTTTCCTGGACTGAGTGGCCTACCGGAACCCGTTGCGTCGCAACGGGTCCGGTGCCGTGCGCGGGCCGACGGTCGTGGTGGTGCGGGTGCCGACCCCCGGCCCGCGCTGGCCCCGCTGTGACCGGTAGCGGTGCCGGCGATCGGTGTTGCGACGCGGGGCGCGCCCGCGTGACGCTCCGGACCGTTGCGGGCGGCCGGGTCCTACCCTGCGGTCATGGATGAGGGAGTCCCGGTACTGGTTCACGCGACGGACCCGTACCGCAGATTGGCCCGTCGGCCGTTGAATTTCTGGCTGTCGGTCGACAGCGGAACGCCGACGGCGCTACCGCTGGGCGGCCCGAGCCGGCTCACGCTGCCGCCCGGACGGCACGAGCTGCGGTTCGCGTACCCGGTCCCCCAGGACGACCAGGACGGCTGCCGGATCCTGGTCGACACGACGGCCGGGTCGCCGGTCTCGGTGTACTACGCGGCCCCGCTCTCCCGCTCCCAGCCGGGGGTGGTCGGCTACCAACCCGACCCGCGGGCGCAGCGCACCGGCAGGGCATTACGGGTGGCCAACCGTGGAGTGCTCATCCTGATGGGGGCGCTGGTGCTGCTGGGCATCGTGGCGGTCCTCGCGTTCCTGCTCCAGCTGGGGTAGTCGTCGGTTCCCCGGGTGGGGGCCGGACAGCGGCCACCGTCGGCCGTGCCGGGCACGGCCGACGGTGGGCGAGCGCTCAGCGCGGCTCCGGTGGACGGCCGATGGACGGGCCGCCCGGCTCCTCGGTACCGGGCTGCACCCGGGTCGGCTGCTCCTCGGCGGCCGGGCGGGTCGTCCCCGCGTCGGTGGTCAGCGAGCCCGGACGGCTGCCGGACAGCGGGAACTGCCGGCCGGTCGCCTCCCCGGTGCCCATTCCGGTCCGACCCGGCGCCACCTGCTCGGTGTGCCCGCCGGCACCGGTGCGGGACGGCCAGCGCTGCCAGCGCCGCACGCTGGCGATCGCGACCAGCATCGCCAGCCCGAGTACCGCGAACAGCCCGCTGCGCGCCGGCCTGGTCCAGATGTCGGTCTGGCCGAGCACGCTGTGCGGCAGCCAGTTGAGGAACCCGGGCCACTGCACGTACAGCGCCTGCAGCACCAGGTAGCCGATGCCGGCGATCAGCGGACCGCTCGGCGAGATCCGGGTCGAGGCGATCAACCCGATCAGCAGGCCGCCGATCGCGAGGAACAGCAGCGGCCACGAGTACGTACCCCAGTTGTGGCTGGAGATGCCGGAAACCGCCGTGGCGCCGAGTTTGGCCTGGGCCCAACCCAGCACGCCCCACGCGACGATCGCGACCACGATCCCGGCGATGAGACTGGTGAGGTGTCGCATGTCTGCCTCCCTCGACAGCGAGCCGAGGCGTCACGACTTGGGGACCGCAACGCGCCAGGCCGTCCACCGAGTCGCTACCTCCCGGGCCGATCAACGCGGCCCGCCGGGTCAGGCGGTGTGGCGGCCGTCCGGCGCCAGGCGGGACGAGAAAACCGGCCCCACGCTCGACCGTACCGTGTCGGGCATGAACCTGCTCGCTGGCAAACCCACGTCGTACTCCCGGGTAACACTCAGTCGGATCATGACCGCCGCCGACGTCAACCTGTACGGAACCGTGCACGGTGGCGTGATCATGAAGTTCGTGGACGACGCGGCCGGCGCCGCCGCGGCCCGGCACTCCGGCGGCAACGCCGTCACCGCGGCCATCGACGAGATCGTCTTCGCGGCACCCGTTCGGGTGGGTGACCTGGTACACGCGCACGCCGCCGTGAACTGGACCGGCAGCTCGTCGCTGGAGGTCGGCGTGCGGGTGGTCGCCGAGCGCTGGGACACCGCCGGTACCGAACCGGTCGAGGTGGCCACCGCCTACCTGGTGTTCGTCGGTATCGACGCGGACGGCAAACCGCGCTCGATCCCGCCGGTACTGCCGGAGACCCCGGACGACGAGCGCCGGCAGCGCGAGGCGGAGATCCGACGAAAGCACCGCCTCGCCCGCCGCGACGCCATAGCCCAGTCCCGCACCGCCTGACCGGGTCGGTCGCTCAGCCGAGTGCGTGAGCATGTGGGTCATAGCCTCGGGGCGTGGTCGACTTCTCTCGACTGACGGCTCGCAGAGCCGTCCAACTGCTCGCCTCGGAGGGGTTGATCACGGTCGTGCAAGGCCGGGGAATTTTTGTGACGGGGTAGCGCACGTCCGCGCGGTTCGCGGCGAACGCACTAGGGTCTGTTTCGGGGCCCCCGGCCGAGCGAGGCGAGTCCCGTTTGTCTGCTCGCAAGGCGGAGGGCAGTTCGTGTGCCGGGCTTGCACACGGGCTGTCCGACAACGCCGCGAGCGGGCAAACGGGGCCGCCGCAGCCGGCACGCGGGACTTGCGAAACAGACCCTAGCCGCGGACGTAGCTGCCGCGGCCGGTGACGGTGTAGACGAGTTCGCGTTCCTGCAGGTCGCGGATCACCCTGCGCGCGGTCATGATGGCGATGCCGTACTCCTGCCGCATGGCGGTCTGCGATGGGATGGCGTCGTCCTTGTGGAACTCCCCGGCCTTGATCCGCCGGGCGATGTCGTCCGCCACCTGCTTCCATACCGGGACCGGCCCACCGTGTCGGATCTCCATACCGCTGAGCATGGCGACGCACACCCGACCTCGTAGATGTATATCAATCTGTAGCGCGATGTAGATCGGTATAGACTTCACGGCTAAGATCGGTTTGGTCCGTTGTGTGCTCGGTCCGCGGCGAAGGCCGTGACCTTGCCCGAAAGTGGGGTCCACATGTCGAAAGCCTCTGAGCCTGTCATCCGGTACCGCACGCCGCGCGCCGGCGACCAGGTCTTCCTCTGCCCGGCAGCGGGAGTGCACGGCCGGGGCAGTTTCTGGGCCATGGTCGTCAGCACGGCGCCGGCCCTCGTCCCGCAAGCGCTGTACGTACGGGTCGTGCCGGTCGACGAGATCGACGGCGCGGCGCGCGTGCAGACGTTCTACGTGCGACTCGCCGGGTTGCTGACCCGGGTCATGTCGTGACCGTCCCGCTCGCCGCCGGTTGGGTCCTGTCGTTGTTCCTCGCCTTCGCCTTCGCCATCGGCCTCGTCGTCGGCCACGGCCAGCGGTGACGGAGGGTTCCTTGGCGGGGTCACCGCAGCCTCGGCGACGAGGTCTCCGACCAACAGCGGCTCTCGGCCCCGCCGGCCGCCGGAGCCATCGCGACCTGGTCAGGAGCCGGGGGTGACGGGGGAGGCGTGGGTGGGCAAGATGGGGGCCGGTCACGACGGGGTGATGCGAGGAGGCGGTATGGGCGGGATCGACCAGGACGCGACCGGCGAGGCGGGCGAGACCGGCACGGTGCTGTGGTCACCGCCGGCGGATGTCGCCGACCGTACCCGCGTCGGTGACTACCTGCGCTGGCTGCGCGAGCACCGCGGGCGCGACTTCGCCGGCTACGCCGAGCTGTACGACTGGTCGGTCACCGATCTGCCCGGCTTCTGGTCCTCGGTCTGGGAGTACTTCGACCTCACGCCCGGCGTGCCGGCCGGCCCGGCGCTGGCCGAGGACCGGATGCCCGGGGCCCGCTGGTTCCCGGAGGCCCGGCTGAACTACGCGCAGCGGGTGCTCGCGATGCCCGGGATGGCCGACGATGATCTCGCGGTGATCGGACGCTCGCAGAGCCGCGGCTCGGTCGAGCTGACCGTCGCGCAGCTGCGCGACCAGGTGGCCCGCGCCCGGGCCGGCCTGCTGCGGCTCGGTGTCGGCAAGGGCGACCGGGTCGCGGCGTACCTGCCGAACGTGCCGGAGACGGTGGTGCTGATGCTGGCCGCCGCGAGCCTGGGCGCGGTGTTCTCCAGCTGCGCGCCGGAGTTCGGTACCCGCAGCGTCTGCGACCGGTGGCAGCAGATCGAGCCGAGCGTGCTGGTCGCGGTCGACGGCTACCGGTACGGCAGCAAGGCGATCGACCGTACCGCCGAGGTCGCGGCGATCCGGGCGGCACTGCCCAGCGTCCGGCACACCGTCGTCCTGTCCTGTCTGGACGGTGTCGCGCCGGTGCCGGAAGCGCTGTCCTGGCAGGAGTTCACCGCCGAGGCCGGGCCACTGGAGTTCGAGCAGGTCGGCTTCGACCACCCGCTCTACGTGCTCTACTCGTCCGGTACCACCGGGCTGCCGAAGCCGATCGTGCACGGCCACGGCGGCATCCTGCTCGAACACGTCAAGTCGCACGCCCTGCACGCCGATCTGGGTCCCGGCGACCGCTTCTTCTGGTTCTCCACCACCGGCTGGATGATGTGGAACTACCTGGTGAGCGCGCCGGCGGTGGGCGCCGCGATCGTGCTGTACGACGGGAATCCCGGGCACCCGGACCTCGGCGCGCTGTGGCGGCTCGCGGCCGAGACCGGGGTGACGTTCTTCGGTACCTCCGCGCCGTTCCTGCTGTCCTGCCGCAAGGCGGAGCTGGTGCCGAAGGAGCTGGCCGACCTGGGCCGGATCCGCGGTGTCGGCTCCACCGGCGCCCCGCTGCCGCCGGAGGGCTTCCGCTGGGTGTACGACAAGGTCGGCGCCGACGTGCTGCTGTCCTCGTTCTCCGGCGGGACCGACGTGTGCACCGGCTTCGTCGGCGGCTCGCCGCTGCTGCCGGTGTACGAGGGAGAGATCTCCGGGCGCTGCCTCGGCTGCGCGGTGGAGTCGTTCGACGCCAACGGAACCCCGCAGCGCGACCGGCTCGGCGAGCTGGTCATCACCCGGCCGATGCCGTCGATGCCGGTCGGGTTCTGGGGCGACACCGACGGCTCCCGCTACCGCGACGCGTACTTCTCGGTGTTCCCCGGTGTCTGGCGGCACGGCGACTGGATCACCATCACCTCGCGCGGCACCTGCCTGATCACCGGGCGCTCCGACGCCACCCTCAACCGCGGCGGGGTACGGCTGGGTACCGCCGAGTTCTACTCGGTCGTCGAGGGGCTGCCGCAGGTCGCGGACTCGGTGGTGGTGCACCTGGAGGACGACGAGGGCGGCGCCGGCGAGCTGCTGCTGTTCGTCGTGCCGGCCGAGGGGGTCGAGCTGGACGACGAGCTGCGCCGCACCATCAACACCGCGCTGCGGTCCAACCTGTCGCCCCGGCACGTACCGGACGCGATCTACCAGGTGCCGGCCGTGCCGCACACGCTGTCGGCGAAGAAGCTGGAGGTGCCGGTCAAGCGGATCCTGACCGGGACGCCGGCCGACTCGGCCGCCGCGAAGGGCGCGCTGGCCAACCCGGAGTCGCTGTCGGCGTTCGAGCAGCTCGCCCGGGAGCGGCAGAGCTGACGCGCCGGCCCGGCACGGATCCGGCGGCCGGTGTCGGCCGGCCGTCGGATCGTGCGGTCAGAACGAGAAGAACATCAGGGCTGGGGCGCGGGCGGCGGACACGGTGGCGAAGAACCCCGTGAGTGCCTGGTAACCCCAGCGCAGCTGTTCGAGGTCGTCGGCTGCCCACAGGTGGCGGCCCGGGTCGATCTCCCGCCTGCTCAGCTCGGCCGGGTCGTAGTGCGCGGCCAGCTGCTCCCAGGTGGTGTCGCGCAACGTCTTCGCCACGTGCTCGACCTCGTCGGGCTCCCAGGCGAACAGCGTGCCGTCGTCGTCGACCGGTTCGCCGCCGGCGCCGAGGATGTCGATGCCGACGCCGGCGCGGCCGAACAGGAACTCCAGTCCCGGCCAGCTTCTGTCCACGTCGGCATCGGGAACGTCGTCGCCCCAGTCCTGCTCCCAGGCCCATTCCGGGTCGTCGCGGGCGGTTGCCAGCTGCTCGGGTGTCACCTGGGTGAACCAGATCGTCACGCTCATCGCGGGATGTCCTCCGGTGGCCGCCGTCGTCGTCCGGCGATGGTGCCACACCGGTACGACGGTGCCACCCACCGTTGCGGTCAGCTCTTGAGGAAGTCGAGCAGGTCGGTGTTGAACTGCTCGCGGGTGCCGGCGACGCTGGCCAACCCGTGCGCGGCGCCCGGGTACACCTTGAGGGTGGCGTTCGGGATGATCGTCGCCGCCTGCTGCGACGCCGGGACGATCGGGACGATCTGATCGTCGTCGCCGTGCACCAGCAGCGTCGGTACGTCGATCCGGCGCAGGTCGGGGGTGAAGTCGGTCTCGGAGAACTGGGCCACGCAGTCGATCGCGCCCTTGATCGTCTGCTGCATCGCCATCCGCCAGAAGTCGTCCCGGTTGCCCTGGGTGACCTTGTTCCCGGGCCGGTTCGCGCCGAAGAACGGCTCGCTGAGGTCCCGCCAGAACTGTGCCCGCCCGTTGCGGAGGCCGTCCCGGATGCCGTCGAAGACCTCCATCGGCGTACCGTCCGGGTTGCCGTCGGTCTTGAGCATCAGCGGCGGTACCGCACCGACCGTGACCATCTTGGCGATCCGGGCGGTGCCGTGCCGCCCGACGTACCGGGCAATCTCGCCGCCGCCCATCGAGTGCGCGACGAGTACCACGTCGTGCAGGTCGAGCTTCTCGATCAGCGCGGCGAGGTCGTCGGCGAACGTGTCGTAGTCGTACCCGTGCCACACCTTCGACGAGCGGCCGTGTCCGCGCCGGTCGTGCGCGATGCCGCGGTACCCGTTCTCCGCCACGCACAGCATCTGGTCTTCCCAGGCGTCCGCGTTGAGCGGCCAGCCGTGGCTGAACACGACGGGTTGCCCGCTGCCCCAGTCCTTGTAGTAGATCTCCGTCCCGTCCGCGACGGTCACGTAGCCCATGACGCCTCCCGTTGATCTTCTGTGCGGAAGGACCGTCCGCGACGCCGTTTCGTGAGTTCCGCGGTGGGTCCTGTGCCGAGGCTCGCAGCATCGGTGCGGCGGGCCGCCCGGAACGGGGAAATCAGCGCCCGGATTGGCCGAGAATCGGACCCGGCATCGGACGGTCGGACGAGCGGCGGGCGGGTCTACGCGGTGTCGCCCGTACCGGCAACGCGCGGACGAACCCGGCGCAGCCGGGCGGCGGTTGCGATGCGGACGGACCCGGCGCAGACGGGCGACTGCCGCAAGGCGCGGACGGAGCCGGCGCAGCCGGGCGGCGGCTGGCGACGCGCGGACGAACCCGGCGAAGCCGGGCGGCGGCTAGGAAGACACGTCGGGGGCCAGGCCGGCGAGCAGGGTGTCGACCAGGGCGGCGGCCCGGTGCTCGGCCTGCGCGGGGTCGAGCTCGCGCTGCGCGAACGTGTCCAGGAACGCGTGCTGCAGGCAGCCGCCGATCAGCAGCCGGGCGGCCGCGGCGCAGTCGGCGTCGGCCCGGATCCGGCCGGCGCGCTGCTCGGCGCGCAGGTACCCGGTGAGGCCGTCGACCGGTTTGTGCGGGCCGGCGCCGCGGCGGTCCAGCTCGGCCCGGTGTGCGGCGAGCAGGGCCGGTTCGGAGAACAGCGACGCGCCGATCGGGTAGCTGTCGTGGTAGAAGGCCTGCATACGGGCGGCGATGGCGACGAGGTTGTCGCGCAACGAGCCGTCCGGTTCGGCGGTGAGCACCCCGCCGAGCCGGGGCAGGCGTTCCTTCAGCACCGCGAGGAACAGGTCGGTCTTGTCGTCGAAGTGCTTGTACAGGGTGGCCTCGGAGTAGCCGGCCGCGCGGGCGATCTGCTTGGTGGTGGCCCGGGCGAGCCCGTCGCGGTGCATCACCTGGGCCGCCGCGTCGAGGATCCGGTCCCGGGTACCGCCACGTGCCGGGGTGCCGCGGTCGGGGATGCTCGGCACGATGCCTCCTTGACGGGTTAGTGGTTGCTCACCATACTAGGTGGGTGAGCACTTACTAACCTGAAGGGCGCGCTAATGCTGATCACCGTCTTCGGCGCAACCGGCCGCATCGGTACCCACGTCGTACGGCAGGCGCTCGAGGCGGGGCACAAGGTCGTCGCCGTGGTCCGGGACCCGGCCCGGCTCGACGTGGCCGCCACCCCGGCGCTGCGGGTGCACACCGCCGAGGTGCTCGAACCGGACCGCATCACCCCGGCGGTGGACGGCTGCGACGCGGTCGTGTCCGCGCTCGGTCCGCGCGGCCGCGGGCCGACCACCGTGTGCTCCGCCGGCACCCGGGCCGAGCTGGCGGCGATGGCCGCCACCGGGGTGCGCCGGCTGGTCGTGGTCAGCGCCAACGGTGCCTACATCGACGACGGGGACAACCTGCTCAACCGGCTCGTGGTCAAGCCGCTGCTCGGCCGGCTGCTGCGGGACGGGTTCACCGACACCCGGCGCTCCGACGACCAGGTACGGGCGAGCGACACGGACTGGACGATCATGCGCCCGCCGCGGCTCACCGACGGGCCACACCGGCCCTACCGCACCGCCCTGGACCGCAACATCGGCATCACCATCGCCCGTACCGATGTGGCCGCCGCGATCCTCGCCGCGCTCGCCGACGACGCGACGATCGGCCACACCCTCGGCGTCGGCTACTGAGCCGCCCAGCCGTGCCGGCCCACACTGCACGGCCATCGTCCACTGTGGACGATCAGGTACGGGTGGTGACCCGTTCGGTGGCGGCGATCGCGTCCAGCCGCTCCGCATCGGCGTTGCGGACCAGGACCACCGAGGCGCCGAGCATCAGCGGCGCGAACAGCCAGGCCACCGGGTCCGGCTCGGCGTCGACCGGTACCAGCAGCCGGCCGCCGGGCAGCAGGCCGGACTCGCCGGCATGCCGCCGGGCCCGGTCCGCGAGCGCGGTCTGGTGCACCGGTTCCGGTTCGTACCAGGCGATCCCGCTCGGATCCGCCGGCGCCGAGGAGTACCGGTCACCGAACGCGCGCACCGCCACCACGTAGTCCTGCGCGCCGTCCGGTACCTCGCGCAACGGCATCGCCATCGGCGCCAGCCCGAGCAGGTACGTCTCGGCCGGGCGTGCGGCACGCGCTTGCTCGGCCCGGTCCACGGTGGCGAACGCGACGTCGACCGGGGTCGGCCCGGTGGCCGCCGCCCCGAACCGGACCGGTACCCCGGCGGTCAGGCAGCCCAGCAGCACCGCGGCGGTCTGCCAGTGCGCCGGCAGCAGCACCGCGGCGCTGTCGTCGGGGCCCAGCGCGGCGCCGTCGACCAGCAGGTTCGCCGTCTTCGCGACCCAGTTGTCCAGCGTCGCCGCGGACAGCTCGGTACGCTCGCCGAGCCGCTCGTCGTAGTACGTGATCAGCGGCGCGTTCTGGTTCGCGCGCAGCGCCGCGGCCAGCGCCGCGGGCACGGTGGACGGATCGCTCGACACGGCCACACCATAGCGTCGGCGAGGTGCCGGCCGGAGGCCGGGCGCGTCGTGCTGCGCCGCCGATGGCCCGCCGAACTGCGGTGCTGCCGCGGTCAGGTGAACGGGCGGTACCGGGGCGGGCCGTCGCCGTGGCGCCCGTCGTTCGCGACGCTTCCGGCGTAGGCTGGCATGCTGGCACCCGGCGCGGCGCGGCCCACCGCGCGGCGGATGCCGGGGAACACGAGATGGCGACTTCGCGTCAGCGAAGCGCGCAGCTGCTGGGGAGTGGTCGGGATGGCCGGAGGCGAACTGCCCCGGGTGCTGTTCGACGCGACGAGCGTGCCGGCCGACCGAGGTGGCGTCGGGCGATACGTGGACGGGCTGTTGCACGCGCTGTCCCGGGTCCAGCACGGCCTGACCGTCGTCTGCCAGCGCACCGACGCCGAGCGGTACTCGCGGCTGCTGCCGCACGCCGACGTCGTGGTCGGCCCGGCCGCGGTGTCGCACCGGCCGGCCCGGCTGGCCTGGGAGCAGACCGGCCTGCCGCTGCTGGCCCAGCAGCACGCCGCGCACGTGATCCACTCGCCGTTCTACACCTGCCCGCTGCGGGCCGCCTGCCCGGTGACGGTGACGGTGCACGACGCGACGTTCTTCACCGAGCCGGACCACTACGAGAAGGCGCGCGGCACGTTCTTCCGGTCCGCCATCAAGACCTCGCTGCGCCGCGCGGCGCGGGTGATCGTGCCGAGCAAGGCGACCCGGGACGAGCTGATCCGGCTGCTGGATGCCGACCCGGCCCGGCTGGACGTCGCCTACCACGGCGTCGACCCGGATGCGTTCCACCCGCCGTCGGCCGACGAGCAGGCCCGGGTGGCGGCGCGGCTCGGCCTGGCCGACACGCCGTACATGGCGTTCCTCGGTGCCAAGGAGCCGCGCAAGAACGTGCCCGAGCTGATCCGCGGCTGGGTGCGCGCGGTGTCGGCCCGGGAGCACCCGCCGGCGCTGGTGCTGGCCGGCGGCAACGGGCACGACGAGGAGATCGACAAGGCGGTCGCCGAGGTGCCGCCGCACCTGCGGCTGCTGCGGCCGGGCTACCTGCGCTACGCCGACCTGCCCGGCTACCTGGGCGGTGCGCTGGTCGCCGCCTACCCCAGCCACGGCGAGGGGTTCGGGCTGCCGGTGCTGGAGGCGATGGCCTGCGGCGCGGCGGTGCTGACCACGCCGCGGTTGTCGCTGCCGGAGGTGGGCGGCGACGCGGTGGCCTACACCGGTGAGTCGGCCGAGGAGATCGGGCACGATCTGGCCGCGCTGCTCGACGACGACGCGCGCCGGGCCGACCTGGGCCGCCGCGGGTACGAGCGGTCCCGGGAGTTCACCTGGGAGCAGAGCGCCGAGGTGCACCTCGCCGCCTGGACCAGGGCCGCCGCCCTGGTGACCGCCTGACTCCGGCGCCGCCGGCCCGACCCGATCACTCCCTGGTGCCGTCCAGGTAGCTTTCAGTTCGGCCGGTTAGTCTGCCGAGATGACCGACGAGGGCGGCTTCTACGCGGTGATACCGGCGGGCGGTAGCGGCACCCGGCTGTGGCCGCTGTCGCGCGCCGGCCGACCCAAGTTCCTGCACCACCTGACCGGCTCGGACCGCACGCTGCTGCAGGCGACGATCGACCGGCTGGTGCCGTTCGCCCCCGCCGAACGCACGTTCGTGGTGACCGGGGTGGCGCACGCGGCCGGGGTGGCGCGGCAGCTGCCGGCGCTGCCGGCGGACAACATCCTGGTCGAGCCGTCGCCGCGCGACTCCTGCGCCGCGATCGGGCTGGCCGCGATGGTCATCGCGCGCCGCGACCCGGACGCGATCATGGGCTCGTTCGCCGCCGACCACCTGGTCCGCTTCACCGAACGGTTCCATTCCTCGGTACGGGAGGCGATCGACACCGCTCGGTCCGGCTACCTGACCACGATCGGCATCACCCCGACCGAGCCCGAGACCGGGTACGGCTACCTGCGCTGCACCGAGACGCTCGACGGCGGGCCGGCGCGGCTGGTCGGCGAGTTCAAGGAGAAGCCTTCGCACGAGGTGGCCGTCGAGTACGTCGAGTCCGGGAAGTACCTCTGGAACGCCGGCATGTTCGTCTGGTCGGTGCGCGCGTTCCTGGCCGAGCTGGCCCGCCAGCAGCCGGATCTGCACGACGGGCTGAGCCGGGTGGTCGCCAGCTGGGACTCGCCGCAGCGGGAGGAGGTGATCGGCGAGATCTGGCCGACGCTGCCGAAGATCTCCGTCGACTACGCGGTGATGGAGGGCGCGGCGCGCGCCGGTCGGGTCGCGACCGTGCCGGGCAGCTTCGGCTGGACCGACGTCGGCGACTTCCACACCCTCGGCGTGGTGCTGCCGATGGACGACGACGGCAACGTCGTGGTCCGGGGCGAGGAGCGCGGCGGTGAGGTACTCGCCATCGACGCGCACGACACGGTGGTGGTGCCGCGGTCCGGCCGGCTCGTCGCCGCCCTCGGCGTGCACGACCTGGTGGTGGTCGACACCAACGACGCGGTGCTGGTCTGCCCGCGCAACCGCGCCCAGGACGTCAAGAAGCTCGTCGACCGCCTCAAGGAACGCGGCGAGCGCGAACTGATCTGAGGGGTGTGCTCGCCCGCGGCGGAGGCTTGAGGACACATCGCCGAGGCGTTCGAGAACCCCGCGTGCCGGCTTCCAGCGCCGACCCGGCTCCGAAACAGGCTAGGGGATCTTCCAGACCTCGCGCGTGTCGCGGCGTGCCAACGGTCCTCGGCCCGACGGCGGACCGAGGACGCGATCTCGCTCAGACCCGGGCCGCGAGCGGGCGGACCCACCTCGACAGAGCG
This genomic interval carries:
- a CDS encoding NAD(P)-dependent oxidoreductase, with the protein product MLITVFGATGRIGTHVVRQALEAGHKVVAVVRDPARLDVAATPALRVHTAEVLEPDRITPAVDGCDAVVSALGPRGRGPTTVCSAGTRAELAAMAATGVRRLVVVSANGAYIDDGDNLLNRLVVKPLLGRLLRDGFTDTRRSDDQVRASDTDWTIMRPPRLTDGPHRPYRTALDRNIGITIARTDVAAAILAALADDATIGHTLGVGY
- a CDS encoding glycosyltransferase family 4 protein, with protein sequence MAGGELPRVLFDATSVPADRGGVGRYVDGLLHALSRVQHGLTVVCQRTDAERYSRLLPHADVVVGPAAVSHRPARLAWEQTGLPLLAQQHAAHVIHSPFYTCPLRAACPVTVTVHDATFFTEPDHYEKARGTFFRSAIKTSLRRAARVIVPSKATRDELIRLLDADPARLDVAYHGVDPDAFHPPSADEQARVAARLGLADTPYMAFLGAKEPRKNVPELIRGWVRAVSAREHPPALVLAGGNGHDEEIDKAVAEVPPHLRLLRPGYLRYADLPGYLGGALVAAYPSHGEGFGLPVLEAMACGAAVLTTPRLSLPEVGGDAVAYTGESAEEIGHDLAALLDDDARRADLGRRGYERSREFTWEQSAEVHLAAWTRAAALVTA
- a CDS encoding mannose-1-phosphate guanylyltransferase, with the protein product MTDEGGFYAVIPAGGSGTRLWPLSRAGRPKFLHHLTGSDRTLLQATIDRLVPFAPAERTFVVTGVAHAAGVARQLPALPADNILVEPSPRDSCAAIGLAAMVIARRDPDAIMGSFAADHLVRFTERFHSSVREAIDTARSGYLTTIGITPTEPETGYGYLRCTETLDGGPARLVGEFKEKPSHEVAVEYVESGKYLWNAGMFVWSVRAFLAELARQQPDLHDGLSRVVASWDSPQREEVIGEIWPTLPKISVDYAVMEGAARAGRVATVPGSFGWTDVGDFHTLGVVLPMDDDGNVVVRGEERGGEVLAIDAHDTVVVPRSGRLVAALGVHDLVVVDTNDAVLVCPRNRAQDVKKLVDRLKERGERELI
- a CDS encoding TIGR03089 family protein, with product MSSDPSTVPAALAAALRANQNAPLITYYDERLGERTELSAATLDNWVAKTANLLVDGAALGPDDSAAVLLPAHWQTAAVLLGCLTAGVPVRFGAAATGPTPVDVAFATVDRAEQARAARPAETYLLGLAPMAMPLREVPDGAQDYVVAVRAFGDRYSSAPADPSGIAWYEPEPVHQTALADRARRHAGESGLLPGGRLLVPVDAEPDPVAWLFAPLMLGASVVLVRNADAERLDAIAATERVTTRT